In the genome of Pseudonocardia cypriaca, the window TAGTAGAAGAAGTAGGCGAACGAGGTCAGGCCCAGCGCCACCGCGATCGGGGTGGAGGAGAACAGCAGCGCGAAGAGGATGACGACCAGCGCGATCGAGGCTTCGGTCACCGGTCGTTCTCCTCGGGGTCGTCGCCGAGCTCGCGGCGGGTTCGCTCGACGTCACGCACCTCGAGGCCCGTGGCTTCCGCTTCGACCTCGAGGATCGAGCGCTGCGCCTCGGCGAAGGCGTCCTCGCCGCGGGCGTTCCGCACGAGCATCTCCAGCGCGCGCAGGAGCATCAGCGTCAAACCGATGGGGACCGCAGCCTCGACGACCCACAGCGGAAGCTTGAGCGACGGGGTGATCGTCGAGGTGGAGAACGGCTCGAACAGCAGCAGCCATGCGAAGTAGCCGATGCACACGAGGTACACGACGGTGAGGGAGGCGGCGAGGACGGCGAGCGCACGCCTGCCGCGCGCCTTCAGGAACGCCCCGAAGATGTCGACGTTGACGTGCTCGTTGTGGCGCAGCGTGATGACGGCGCCGAGGAACGTCGAGTAGATGACC includes:
- a CDS encoding TRAP transporter small permease — encoded protein: MAEKAIPVPRMEVSLQRFDRVLTLIENVLAASALGLAAVIAIVAVVLRYVFGIFLFWSEEAIIYLVIYSTFLGAVITLRHNEHVNVDIFGAFLKARGRRALAVLAASLTVVYLVCIGYFAWLLLFEPFSTSTITPSLKLPLWVVEAAVPIGLTLMLLRALEMLVRNARGEDAFAEAQRSILEVEAEATGLEVRDVERTRRELGDDPEENDR